Proteins encoded within one genomic window of Bemisia tabaci chromosome 2, PGI_BMITA_v3:
- the LOC109042511 gene encoding uncharacterized protein produces MRMACRHSSSVSFLFVVSNIFGVIGQGYIPNPRVEPRCSAYNVLPYDSTIFDFSQPYYVSASSVAGTVIGWNEPDTVVCDSTFTVGAQCCGLCTFIQFTPNNDDPDPDQFSMNMIETAFNECYGGYDTTTSTVYPAYQERDKSVYRVFRSQNYNKWLTSTDVYDRNLIDTPKYRTAPLKYSFGVIMADIDVLVLVFCNNFNNLTYNGAPNVLVLSKSPNLSRDVRNRIYKTLVDNRIDPNSLSFRNNYNCPDIDSYGPNWYQNLNSKRTQPLLRPNAIKY; encoded by the exons ATGAGGATGGCATGCCGACATTCATCTTCAGTTTCTTTCCTTTTCGTCGTCTCGAATATTTTTGGGGTCATCGGTCAGGGGTATATTCCGAATCCAAGGGTCGAGCCACGCTGTAGTGCGTACAATGTTTTACCGTATGATTCCACAATTTTC GACTTCTCACAGCCTTATTACGTGTCTGCATCGAGCGTAGCCGGTACAGTTATTGGATGGAACGAGCCGGATACAGTGGTCTGTGACAGCACTTTCA CTGTCGGCGCTCAGTGCTGTGGTTTGTGCACGTTTATCCAATTCACGCCCAACAACGATGACCCCGATCCCGACCAATTCTCCATGAACATGATTGAAACTGCATTCAACGAGTG CTATGGTGGATACGATACAACAACCAGCACGGTTTATCCGGCGTATCAAGAGCGAGACAAAAGTGTGTACAGAGTGTTCCGCTCTCAAAATTACA ATAAGTGGCTGACTTCCACAGACGTATACGACAGAAACTTGATCGATACCCCTAAGTACAGAACAG caCCGTTGAAATATTCCTTCGGAGTGATTATGGCTGATATTGACGTTCTGGTGCTCGTTTTTTGCAACAACTTCAACAACCTTACCT ataACGGAGCTCCTAACGTTCTCGTACTCTCCAAGTCGCCGAATTTGTCGAGGGACGTGAGGAACAGAATCTACAAAACCCTCGTCGATAACAGAATCGATCCGAACAGTTTGAGCTTCAGGAACAACTACAATTGCCCAGACATTGACTCCTATGGTCCAAACTGGTATCAAAATCTCAACTCCAAGCGAACCCAACCACTGTTACGACCTAATGCCATTAAGTATTAA
- the LOC109041732 gene encoding uncharacterized protein, whose translation MSGEFLTLICLFAAVILREGQCSLCYGVKEHLVPKRSAHGAWYLQYATPMKDGASFKTMNPSCGIYNTFDSACGCIGIFYTKGKKEEYTGTSFGYLKDENLMFIRNFTTATVDIDGRKIRKTSGTAFRRITVPRNYKQCTVEFPELKAAGEDVQIRYYDLVASDDNKSYRVLISCDDGCFDSKDIRSVFDRNNPKIWIFHRSLKPTNKQLAAAFHFIRKYGFRKNRLRKVSHTKCVYPRIAS comes from the exons ATGTCT gGAGAGTTTTTGACACTCATCTGCCTTTTTGCTGCGGTAATTCTGCGAGAGGGACAGTGCTCTTTGTGTTACGGTGTGAAGGAGCATTTGGTTCCTAAACGCTCG GCACACGGTGCATGGTACTTGCAGTATGCGACGCCTATGAAAGATGGAGCCTCTTTCAAAACGATGAacccttcttgcggaatttacA ATACATTCGATTCGGCGTGCGGCTGTATTGGAATTTTCTACACAAAAGGCAAGAAAGAAGAGTACACTGGAACATCATTTGGCTACCTGAAAGA cgaaaatttgatgtttatcaGGAATTTCACAACTGCCACCGTAGACATCGACGGTagaaaaatccggaaaaccagtggcacggCAT TTAGAAGAATTACAGTACCGAGGAATTATAAGCAGTGCACCGTAGAATTCCCAGAGCTGAAAGCTGCCGGTG AGGATGTTCAAATACGGTACTACGATCTGGTAGCATCTGATGACAACAAATCTTATCGAGTATTGATAAGTTGCGACGATGGATGCTTCGATTCAAAAG ATATAAGAAGCGTTTTTGACAGGAACAACcctaaaatttggatttttcatcGTAGCCTGAAACCAACGAATAAACAGTTGGCCGCAGCTTTCCATTTTATCCGCAAATACGGTTTCCGCAAAAACAGACTGAGGAAAGTCTCGCATACGAAATGTGTATATCCGAGGATTGCTTCGTAA
- the LOC109034664 gene encoding uncharacterized protein, whose amino-acid sequence MGKLELLIIGAALMTTASGLSLPTLKFFGGNGEPQPEAAKLESSMDDVDADAGKAEAAPEKNALEHDNVFSTLHLPGLPGIPLPPMPPVPAFLQRPQVKATKTVIVEMTHYEKTHPVCWTVDPQKPPCDSHADASSDDVVIKPTATVTHIKPTVGLKNPLPVVTKKPVVKPVASEEVVEEEEEDESAKDAIPAESREGRYIQFGTPVVTAGDEVKIDEAPQDNVAAAEDEKDARIISKLIGRHNTVWETKTIYATKTEKVQDHATATLIIDNCVPVDSSIPKCKAKQPLVDTYGQNYEDHFDEIEDADGEKEKGRLTFLQKLIAQQAALAEGGAHYAAQLAAQHAAYHAALAHKFHSTAAQIAQNNANNALAAENAALESAAHHQEAEHAAHENLVKILSKYTKKGQQEAQKEQAIKEQTTTKAPAKKPEAPAKKPVTPAPVPVVQPEQEDRWRIVADSEE is encoded by the exons ATGGGGAAACTGGAGTTGCTGATAATTGGCGCGGCGTTGATGACAACGGCGAGTGGTCTGTCCCTGCCGACGCTCAAGTTCTTCGGCGGAAACGGCGAGCCGCAACCGGAGGCGGCCAAGCTGGAGTCGAGTATGGATGACGTGGACGCCGACGCCGGGAAAGCGGAGGCGGCGCCCGAGAAAAACGCCCTCGAGCACGACAACGTCTTCTCCACCCTTCACCTCCCCGGACTCCCCGGCATCCCCCTCCCGCCCATGCCCCCCGTACCGGCCTTCCTCCAGCGCCCCCAGGTCAAGGCCACCAAAACCGTCATCGTCGAG ATGACCCACTACGAGAAGACTCACCCTGTTTGCTGGACAGTTGACCCTCAGAAACCACCCTGTGATAGCCACGCAGATGCTAGCAGCGATGATGTTGTCATCAAGCCAACCGCCACCGTAACCCACATCAA GCCTACGGTTGGTCTGAAGAACCCGTTGCCAGTTGTGACCAAGAAGCCCGTCGTGAAACCGGTTGCCAGCGAGGAGGTCgttgaggaggaggaggaggacgaATCTGCCAAGGACGCCATCCCCGCCGAGTCCCGGGAGGGGCGCTACATCCAGTTCGGAACCCCGGTCGTCACCGCCGGCGATGAGGTCAAGATCGACGAAGCTCCTCAGGACAACGTAGCTGCTGCTGAAGACGAAAAGGACGCCCGGATCATCTCCAAGCTCATCGGCCGTCACAACACCGTCTGGGAAACCAAGACCATCTACGCCACCAAGACCGAAAAG GTTCAAGACCACGCCACAGCTACTCTCATCATCGACAACTGCGTGCCGGTCGACTCCTCGATCCCCAAGTGCAAGGCCAAGCAACCGTTGGTAGACACCTACGGCCAGAACTACGAGGACCACTTCGACGAGATCGAAGACGCCGACGGCGAGAAGGAAAAGGGGCGCCTCACCTTCCTCCAGAAGCTCATCGCCCAGCAGGCCGCCCTCGCCGAGGGAGGCGCTCACTACGCCGCCCAACTGGCCGCCCAGCACGCCGCCTACCACGCCGCCCTCGCCCACAAGTTCCACTCGACCGCCGCCCAGATCGCTCAGAACAACGCCAACAACGCCCTCGCCGCAGAGAACGCCGCTCTCGAGTCTGCCGCCCACCACCAGGAAGCCGAACACGCCGCCCACGAGAACTTGGTCAAGATCCTGAGCAAGTACACCAAGAAGGGACAGCAGGAGGCACAGAAGGAACAGGCCATCAAGGAACAGACAACCACCAAGGCACCCGCCAAGAAACCGGAGGCACCAGCCAAGAAACCGGTAACACCCGCTCCGGTGCCGGTGGTCCAGCCCGAACAAGAAGATCGCTGGCGCATCGTCGCTGATTCCGAGGAATAA